A region of the Cucurbita pepo subsp. pepo cultivar mu-cu-16 chromosome LG14, ASM280686v2, whole genome shotgun sequence genome:
GCAGCTTTACCGAGTTGGAGAGGTTCAGTAGTTAGgtttcattcatctttcgtCTTTCTCCTTTATTAGTGTATTCAGGATCATGAATGTTGAATTAGAttcttcaatcaattcattcattGACTCGACTCCCttattctttcactgtaaagTCTCATTCTtagtctcccttctttcttgaactgtaaactctctttctctcattaatgtttcttctttccttccttaatGCAATAACAGATGGTAATATTGGTTCAGCAGTGAGACCCTACGGGCGAATGAGCGAAGCAGTGAgaccaagagggagaggagtgatGGATCATGAATCTTGCTTTCGGCTTGACTTCCTGTTCAGGTTCCGGTTCAGTAGTTCCATCTGGTTCAGTAGTGATTGATAATTCATCTTTGTTACAGTCGAGGAAAAGAGTGAAATGAAAGACAAAATAGGGTACAGAGCGAAGCAATGAGACCATAAAATAGCTTGACCTCGTTCAATCAGTCCAGGAGAGGCTACAGCACAGGTAGGTAAGGGTGAAGTCATCATAAGTGGTTGATTGGGTTCAGGCAAATTCATCGTTTTTCGCTCGTCTTTCATGCGTGCCTGTATGATAAGTTATTAGTTCGTCTTATAGAATGGAAGACGGAATGAGATTTGCGTCTTATTGTAGGTCGGTCATCCGTTCAATCTGGAATTCCATNTGTTCAATCTGGAATTCAATCTCTCCTTTGGTTTCTGGTACTTGTTTGATTTGAGTTCCTTTCCTTTGTTCAAATCAATATCTATGTCAGGCTTCCCTTCCCGGTTGTCCTGTCCTGTTCAATCTGTTGTTCTTCTCTGTCCAATCAAATATCCCGGTCGAGCTGGGTTGGCTGGTACATCAATCGGCATATTGCTTGTTTGGTACACATATCTTTCAATGTCAATCAAGTTCTCTAATTCATTCCCCTTGCCTTTTGAGCTGAGTTGAGGAAAAGGTTCatcatttctattttctgAGCTTTACAAGCTTTAAGAGAGAATAGGGAGTCAGTAAGGGAAGAGGCTATAAGTAGGCCGTTTGCTATTGCTAGTTGGGCTGCTCGCCTTTATCCAGCTTGGCTTCGCTGTTGCTCATGACTTGTATTGTAGTCGGCCTAAAAAGTAGTATTCCTACCATAAAAGAATGTCGATTATCTAGTGTGTTAGTTAAGTTTCGCCAGAAGCAAGCAAGACGAGTTCGCCCCTATCTCTAAAGTTCGTAGACAAGGCTCGTTCCGTACTTGACTTAGGAGCTGGTGTAGTACTCGCCCCTATCTCTAAAGGGGCTTATGCACTCTACTCGCTGTCGTATAAAAAAGCGTTAGAACGAGCGAGGGAAGCCTTTCAATTTCGGGGCTTCCCCCCTTTTCCCTTATCCCTCACCCTACCCTTTCATTTCTGCTTAAGCTTCCCCGGTTTTGGGGATTAATTGATTGGATACCCGAGAACCATAATCTTTCCTAGGAACTGCTTCTACGACGATAGATAGGGGTCAGGTTTGTTTGGCATCTATGCCCCCTGCCCTCCAAACAGTATGGGAGCCTTTCAGCTCGTACTGCTCACACTCCTAGATCTTCACGGCACCTCCTCCACCATAGCGAGGCCTACTTCCACTTCCAAATTCGCTTTCAACAACACCACGAAAAAAGTCAACTATGGTAGCCCACTGATCTGATCATAGGTTCAATCCAATCCCTTGGCCTCTCGGAAGCGAGAAAAAAGCGAGCAGCAAGCCCTTTACTACCCTTATTATAATAAGAAGGTCAGCTTCATAGCTCCAACCTATACAAGGGGCAAGCCAAACCCTGTTGAAGGAAGGGCTGAATGAATAGCCTTATCTTATTATTAGAGAAAGGGGAGCTTATTATAAGACTAACAAGGTTTGGAACCCTATACTccccaacaacaacaacaagggTGCTTGCTGGCATCAAAGCCcttcattattattagttaGTAAGAGATGGGGCGGAGGGCGCACAACCCCTGATCTGCTCCTTTCTTTCCTGAGTGTTGTGTTTCCCACTAAGCTCTTCNNNNNNNNNNNNNNNNNNNNNNNNNNNNNNNNNNNNNNNNNNNNNNNNNNNNNNNNNNNNNNNNNNNNNNNNNNNNNNNNNNNNNNNNNNNNNNNNNNNNNNNNNNNNNNNNNNNNNNNNNNNNNNNNNNNNNNNNNNNNNNNNNNNNNNNNNNNNNNNNNNNNNNNNNNNNNNNNNNNNNNNNNNNNNNNNNNNNNNNNNNNNNNNNNNNNNNNNNNNNNNNNNNNNNNNNNNNNNNNNNNNNNNNNNNNNNNNNNNNNNNNNNNNNNNNNNNNNNNNNNNNNNNNNNNNNNNNNNNNNNNNNNNNNNNNNNNNNNNNNNNNNNNNNNNNNNNNNNNNNNNNNNNNNNNNNNNNNNNNNNNNNNNNNNNNNNNNNNNNNNNNNNNNNNNNNNNNNNNNNNNNNNNNNNNNNNNNNNNNNNNNNNNNNNNNNNNNNNNNNNNNNNNNNNNNNNNNNNNNNNNTATAAAGGAGCGTTAGAGCGAGCGAGGGAAGCCTTTCAATTTCGGGGCTTCCCCCCTTTTCCCTTATCCCTCACCCTACCCTTTCATTTCTGCTTAAGCTTCCCCGGTTTTGGGGATTAATTGATTGGATACCCGAGAACCATAATCTTTCCTAGGAACTGCTTCTACGACAATAGATAAGGGTCAGGTTTGTTTGGCATCTATTCCCCCTGCCCTCCAAACAGTATGGGAGCCTTTCAGCTCGTACTGCTCACACTCCTAGATCTTCACGGCACCTCCTCCACCATAGCGAGGCCTACTTCCACTTCCAAATTCGCTTTCAACAACACCACGAAAAAAGTCAACTATGGTAGCCCACTGATCTGATCATAGGTTCAATCCAATCCCTTGGCCTCTCGGAAGCGAGAAAAAAGCGAGCAGCAAGCCCTTTACTACCCTTATTATAATAAGAAGGTCAGCTTCATAGCTCCAACCTATACAAGGGGCAAGCCAAACCCTGTTGAAGGAAGGGCTGAATGAATAGCCTTATCTTATTATTAGAGAAAGGGGAGCTTATTATAAGACTAACAAGGTTTGGAACCCTATACTccccaacaacaacaacaagggTGCTTGCTGGCATCAAAGCCcttcattattattagttaGTAAGAGATGGGGCGGAGGGCGCACAACCCCTGATCTGCTCCTTTCTTTCCTGAGTGTTGTGTTTCCCACTAAGCTCTTCGATCCTGCCTTGCGTGACGGCTTCGCTATCGCTCATGACTGGTATATGGATCTCTTTATTTATGTAGTGGTCGGGGCCTGATAGAAGCTTGTCCCGAAGCGACTAGTTGCTTCCCGAATGCCTCTTTCTTGACTATAGTATGGTCTAGTCTTTCTTTCCAATGcctcctttcctttcctttcctttcttgcCGCGGAGAGTAAGCAAGCGACCTTGCTTGCATTCTAAGGGGAGCAATTTTTCGAGTCTACGAAGCTTCGTAGTTCTCCCTCCCCCCTTTCTTTGCCTGGCCATGGCATTAGATCCATAATGACTGGCGAGTCGGAACATTACGAATATAACCACTAGCCATCCTATCGAAGGAAGAGATCATTAAACCAATTTAGCCGAGCGTGGGGGAACCCTCGTTTTTCAGTCTTTGATTTTCTAATAAGCGTCAAGGGCTGTGGGAATCGCAAGAATGGATTAGTCTTCCATTGAATGGGGTGGGAAAGAAAGGTTCGGAAATGGCCGGATTAGCAGGAGGAAGGGCAGCCCCACCTTGAAACAAAGGTGTACGTAGATAAAGAAAGAGGCTGGTTATGGCTTTTCCAAGATAGGGTTCCCATCTATCTTGACCGGGAAGAGAGGAGAGACCCTTGCAGAAGCCCTGCCCACCCTTCTCTATTTTGAGGGACTTCTTATATTTAGGATTCCTTCCCAGACTCGTAACAGCCGGCTAGGAACAAGAAGAGGGTCAGTAGTCTCTGCCGTTGCAGGtccttccttctccttctgcTGAGACGGCCCTTTTGTTTCGCGGCACGAAATCATGAAGAAGCTGGAATAACTCAGAAAGAAGCTGGAATAACTCAGAGAGTGGCGCCTAGGCGTTGAGAGCGTCTCTTGTCTTTGTAGAGCAAGAGTAGGATCTTGGACTGGCCCCCTTCGCATGAcctataaagaaaaatcagtCCGTGCTACTATAAGGCCTCTAAACTCCTTCCTCAGGACACTGTTTGGCCATGGGGAGGGGGTAGCCCCGACTTCTATAGGTCCTTGGTTCGACCTCCTAATGAGAATTGAGGTCCTTGCGCGGGCGTCTCATCCCGAAGACTTGCTTGCTCTGTATGGAGTGCCCCGTGGTTCCTCGAGTGCCAGCCGCGGAGAGGAATGCCATCAACTAGGGCGCTATTGGCCACTAACCACTTGCTCGCCGGCCGCTCGGGCTCCGCGTTTCAAGTTCGTTATCCTAACCGTCTCCTCTGCTCCACCGGGAGCCTGGCCCCTTCTTCGATCTTATCTCGAGCTTTGCTCCTCGGCTCCCTACAGCTCCAGCCGCTGGCTGTAATAGCTTGCTTCTCGGGTGGCTCGCACCGCGGGTGGTTGGTTGGTGCGGCTGAGCCAGAGTGGGCTCAGCAGTCGGCCTATGTTTCCGGGCGCACGCGTAAAGGCATGATTAGTTCCACAAATCTCACTGCACTGACCATAGTAAACTCCTTCTCGTTGTACCAAAATGGAGATCTGATTTAAACGACCAGGTACAGCATCACATTTGACACCTGAGGAAGGTACAGCCCAACTATGAGGTACATCAGCAGGTGTTACAATAATACGTAGATGAGTTTTGGCTGGTAGAACCACTCTATTGTCCACTTCTAATAAACGTGATTGACCCAATTCTAGATCATCTTCTGGAATCGTATAACTGTCAAAAGTGAGTGACTCTTCATCGGAACTGTTATAGTCAGAATACTCATAAGTCCGATACCATTGATGTCCAATAGCTTTGATAGTCATGGCTGGATCTACTACTACCTCGTCCATTGAGTATAAGAGAGCAAAGGATGGTATAGCAATGAACATCGGAATGATACTAGGAAAAATGGTCCAAAGAATCTCGATAGTAGTTCCATGAACAATCCTTTGCggtatttgattttgtttatagTGGAAATGCCATAAAGCGCGAACCAAGATCCGTGAtacgaaaacaaaaagaagaatgaggaagaaaaagatatcGTGATGTAAGTCTATTATTCCTTGCATCATAGGTGTTGCTGCGTCTTGAGATCCTAATTGCCATGGTTCCGCTGCATCACAAGGAGCAATTGTGAGGAATAGCCATTTGAGAACaatcattttgtttggtttattCTTTGACTGCTCCGCTCCCCCACCcacaaaaaaaagagagactTGTTCTTGCTCTCCCAATTCAGGAAGACAGAAATCGCCGGTTGGCTTGGTCCAACCAAGAAAGGCATGGGAGTGGGCATTGGCCGAGTTAAGTAAAGACTGGCTACCTACCTAGTTATTTACATACAACCACCCTCAACactttatatatatctttCGCCTCGGTAATTACCTAACGAGAGAGAGCCGATGCCAAAGTCGCCCTTTACGCGAGGGAACGCCAGACAGACTGACCTCTGCTAACTACTGGAATTGATCTcaagcttttttctttgtttatcgATTTAGTGTGGATCCTTCTTTTCGGAAtgggctttttcttcttcttctttgttcgTATTCTTTTCCGATCGAGAACGCAAGAGAGAACTTATGACTTCGCGCTCATTTATCCATGTCattattttagtttggttCTTTTTGGACAAGTCAAGTGGAtcttccaaattaggtttatTCTATTTTACCCGATCTGCTAATCGTCGCTTTCACTTTTGGTTTACTCTATGATGGGAATCCTTCCTTTGTTTTACCAAAGAATGAGATCGATCTAAATCTGCCTCCAAGGGAGTCGCCTTCCCCTGCTCCGGAGGTGAATCAACCTTGAATGGCGGAACCAGAGCTAGCGCCGGCACGTACTCTAACCCCTGTTGTGAATTTTGACATGCGTATGGAAAGAAAGTGCCGTCTTCTTCAGGATTAGCTTTCTGTAAATACAGGGACTAAGCGCAGGCTGCTGCGAAACTTCTAGTAAAGTTAAGAAATCATATTGGATTTAGATGAAACAAGATTTCCATAACAAGAAACTACAATATGTACTTTCATGGATCGAGTAGAACGTAGCCCCGGCTCTATCTTTCCTTCTTATTTATCCGTTGAAACCAAAGAACTTTGACTCCCTAAAATTAGCCAAGAAAAGTGGGAGAGCATAAGTAGGTGGTAGAAATGATCGGTTGAGCAACAAACATATTACAAAATATTCATCTATTGAAAGGTGAAGTTGATGTATGCCAAAGGGGATTGGGCGTTCATTCTCTCTGGCTGGCTAAAAAGAATTTCCATATCAGTTATAGGGACACCCTTCTTTGTAGTTATCTTTCTTTGACGATTCCCTCTGTTTTCATTCCGGCCATGGCACATATGGAGAACGGTACGATTCCTCTTAGAAGGACACCTTCGCCAAACAAACCTTCCCCGTGTGTCGTTAATAGAATATGCTACAACCCTGATCGTCTTCTCACAGCTCTTTATCCATCATGCTAGCGAAAAAAGTGAAAGTGTGACGGGCTCCTCCATGAGAAAAGGGATTCTTTAGTTAATAGGATATGtcctcgaatttggaagattgAAAACCCTTGGGCGTCCTTCGGACTTTAGTTAGCATCGAGCCGGAAgaataggaaagaaaagagtttCCATATTGAAAGACAGCATTGGATAAGGGAAGTCTTCGTTCATTCAACGGCCGACCNNNNNNNNNNNNNNNNNNNNNNNNNNNNNNNNNNNNNNNNNNNNNNNNNNNNNNNNNNNNNNNNNNNNNNNNNNNNNNNNNNNNNNNNNNNNNNNNNNNNNNNNNNNNNNNNNNNNNNNNNNNNNNNNNNNNNNNNNNNNNNNNNNNNNNNNNNNNNNNNNNNNNNNNNNNNNNNNNNNNNNNNNNNNNNNNNNNNNNNNNNNNNNNNNNNNNNNNNNNNNNNNNNNNNNNNNNNNNNNNNNNNNNNNNNNNNNNNNNNNNNNNNNNNNNNNNNNNNNNNNNNNNNNNNNNNNNNNNNNNNNNNNNNNNNNNNNNNNNNNNNNNNNNNNNNNNNNNNNNNNNNNNNNNNNNNNNNNNNNNNNNNNNNNNNNNNNNNNNNNNNNNNNNNNNNNNNNNNNNNNNNNNNNNNNNNNNNNNNNNNNNNNNNNNNNNNNNNNNNNNNNNNNNNNNNNNNNNNNNNNNNNNNNNNNNNNNNNNNNNNNNNNNNNNNNNNNNNNNNNNNNNNNNNNNNNNNNNNNNNNNNNNNNNNNNNNNNNNNNNNNNNNNNNNNNNNNNNNNNNNNNNNNNNNNNNNNNNNNNNNNNNNNNNNNNNNNNNNNNNNNNNNNNNNNNNNNNNNNNNNNNNNNNNNNNNNNNNNNNNNNNNNNNNNNNNNNNNNNNNNNNNNNNNNNNNNNNNNNNNNNNNNNNNNNNNNNNNNNNNNNNNNNNNNNNNNNNNNNNNNNNNNNNNNNNNNNNNNNNNNNNNNNNNNNNNNNNNNNNNNNTTTCACCTATTCTGTAACCTCTGTCTcgaatcttttctttcctctcccttctttaactgtaatgtaaacaaagaaaatgaaagagaccTCAAACCTTTTCctgggagaagaaaatgaaagatgcaTTCTCCTCTCTATTCCCTTCCCTTATTTATTGAggtaaatagaatagaataggTGTTTGTcggtctcttctctttcatttgattCTGCTTGAAAGACTCAACAAATTCAATCAAGATTTGCTCCTTCCcctattgattgattctttctccttcactcaATCACCTAtcttcacctatttattctttcaatgaattagctaCTGAACCTGTCCCTTTTTATTACCTGACCCTATTATTCATTCagaatcaaattcaatcaaGAGTAAATGAAAGcgaaaacaattttattgcTCCATTGCCTAAACCTTTACTggagagtaaagaaaagagaatttcAAGACTCAAGAGTTGTAGAACTGAACTCCGGCCGGAACCTatggattctttctccttctcctcctaTTTCTTTCTGAATGAGACTGTAACGAgcttttattcttatttaattgatGCCTCTGTCTATGTTTTGGGTCATTGACGAGGTAATTCAATTGGAAGGAAAGAGACCTCACtcctctcctttacagtcgTGCCGCTTTCGCTCCATAACCTATCCCACTAATAGCCTGacgagtgaaagaagggagaggaaagactCAACAAGATGCATTCTCCGACGGTATTCCCTATTTTGTCTTTCATTTCTTGCCTTTCTAAAGGTAAATAGGTGATATGAATTCAACTGCTGACCCTTTGCATGTACCCATTTTGTTGATtaagttaatattaattttattaaaatacatacaacacatcaaaattaatttattaggaataaaattaaaactaaaaaatcaatttattttaaactaaaaaattaatttattttaaaactaaaaagtaTACTTAATTTGACTAAAACATCCCTTATCCCAACTATAAAGAATTTAATTCCAAGCTCTCTTCTAATAGACAAACGATTTATTAACATCTGTTGTAAAATTTCACTTCATCAATTTAAGTAGTGTTCAACTATAAATATCGAATTTTAAAGTATTCCTCGGCAAAGTAAATCTGTTGAAACTATCTATCAAAGGTGTTCTATAATGAGTTGTGGAGAAGTGTTCTCAAGGTAAATAGGTGTTTGATTGAACTCGGTCTGTTTGCTCCGGAACCGATATGACCTGACTTGAACTTTacagtaaagaaaagagaattgaaagacTCAAGCAAGACAAGAGAAAGTCAAGAAAGAGAGATGAACCTGCGAACCTATATATATTACCatctgttcttcttccttattCGATGTGATTGTTCACCTCTccctattgattcttgaactcggtaacTAAATCGGCTGAGATTACCTATGGGTTTCagaattccattgcctgatCTTTCCCTTCTCTTTCTGCTTATTCATCAAGTGTTTCAACCCTCAACCCTCGATTCATGAGACAGAACAGGACTATTACTGATTCACCTNNNNNNNNNNNNNNNNNNNNNNNNNNNNNNNNNNNNNNNNNNNNNNNNNNNNNNNNNNNNNNNNNNNNNNNNNNNNNNNNNNNNNNNNNNNNNNNNNNNNNNNNNNNNNNNNNNNNNNNNNNNNNNNNNNNNNNNNNNNNNNNNNNNNNNNNNNNNNNNNNNNNNNNNNNNNNNNNNNNNNNNNNNNNNNNNNNNNNNNNNNNNNNNNNNNNNNNNNNNNNNNNNNNNNNNNNNNNNNNNNNNNNNNNNNNNNNNNNNNNNNNNNNNNNNNNNNNNNNNNNNNNNNNNNNNNNNNNNNNNNNNNNNNNNNNNNNNNNNNNNNNNNNNNNNNNNNNNNNNNNNNNNNNNNNNNNNNNNNNNNNNNNNNNNNNNNNNNNNNNNNNNNNNNNNNNNNNNNNNNNNNNNNNNNNNNNNNNNNNNNNNNNNNNNNNNNNNNNNNNNNNNNNNNNNNNNNNNNNNNNNNNNNNNNNNNNNNNNNNNNNNNNNNNNNNNNNNNNNNNNNNNNNNNNNNNNNNNNNNNNNNNNNNNNNNNNNNNNNNNNNNNNNNNNNNNNNNNNNNNNNNNNNNNNNNNNNNNNNNNNNNNNNNNNNNNNNNNNNNNNNNNNNNNNNNNNNNNNNNNNNNNNNNNNNNNNNNNNNNNNNNNNNNNNNNNNNNNNNNNNNNNNNNNNNNNNNNNNNNNNNNNNNNNNNNNNNNNNNNNNNNNNNNNNNNNNNNNNNNNNNNNNNNNNNNNNNNNNNNNNNNNNNNNNNNNNNNNNNNNNNNNNNNNNNNNNNNNNNNNNNNNNNNNNNNNNNNNNNNNNNNNNNNNNNNNNNNNNNNNNNNNNNNNNNNNNNNNNNNNNNNNNNNNNNNNNNNNNNNNNNNNNNNNNNNNNNNNNNNNNNNNNNNNNNNNNNNNNNNNNNNNNNNNNNNNNNNNNNNNNNNNNNNNNNNNNNNNNNNNNNNNNNNNNNNNNNNNNNNNNNNNNNNNNNNNNNNNNNNNNNNNNNNNNNNNNNNNNNNNNNNNNNNNNNNNNNNNNNNNNNNNNNNNNNNNNNNNNNNNNNNNNNNNNNNNNNNNNNNNNNNNNNNNNNNNNNNNNNNNNNNNNNNNNNNNNNNNNNNNNNNNNNNNNNNNNNNNNNNNNNNNNNNNNNNNNNNNNNNNNNNNNNNNNNNNNNNNNNNNNNNNNNNNNNNNNNNNNNNNNNNNNNNNNNNNNNNNNNNNNNNNNNNNNNNNNNNNNNNNNNNNNNNNNNNNNNNNNNNNNNNNNNNNNNNNNNNNNNNNNNNNNNNNNNNNNNNNNNNNNNNNNNNNNNNNNNNNNNNNNNNNNNNNNNNNNNNNNNNNNNNNNNNNNNNNNNNNNNNNNNNNNNNNNNNNNNNNNNNNNNNNNNNNNNNNNNNNNNNNNNNNNNNNNNNN
Encoded here:
- the LOC111810906 gene encoding uncharacterized protein LOC111810906 isoform X2 — its product is MIVLKWLFLTIAPCDAAEPWQLGSQDAATPMMQGIIDLHHDIFFFLILLFVFVSRILVRALWHFHYKQNQIPQRIVHGTTIEILWTIFPSIIPMFIAIPSFALLYSMDEVVVDPAMTIKAIGHQWYRTYEYSDYNSSDEESLTFDSYTIPEDDLELGQSRLLEVDNRVVLPAKTHLRIIVTPADVPHSWAVPSSGVKCDAVPGRLNQISILVQREGVYYGQCSEICGTNHAFTPIVVEAVPRKDYGSRVSNQLIPKTGEA
- the LOC111810906 gene encoding uncharacterized protein LOC111810906 isoform X1, which codes for MIVLKWLFLTIAPCDAAEPWQLGSQDAATPMMQGIIDLHHDIFFFLILLFVFVSRILVRALWHFHYKQNQIPQRIVHGTTIEILWTIFPSIIPMFIAIPSFALLYSMDEVVVDPAMTIKAIGHQWYRTYEYSDYNSSDEESLTFDSYTIPEDDLELGQSRLLEVDNRVVLPAKTHLRIIVTPADVPHSWAVPSSGVKCDAVPGRLNQISILVQREGVYYGQCSEICGTNHAFTPIVVEAVPRKDYGSRVSNQLIPKTGEA